A stretch of Geomonas oryzisoli DNA encodes these proteins:
- a CDS encoding general secretion pathway protein GspB, translating to MSLILDALRKMEQERRSRRGTGQDLRPEVLRYRLAAQPREPRRYPVAVIAGVVLLMAGVGAGFLLKGHAPQPAAEVPVAAAPATQVPTAPTTAVAPPAAAVAEPAPTPVPTPVPAAAPMAAPVVAAQAPVAVAPPVAPASRKASRAVAAQSASPEAQNAPQEPAAVAAGTQDITISGIAYQDERRLRRAVLNGILVGEGAEVGGARVLEIKETKVKLSRGGRVFEVPFSSGQQSR from the coding sequence ATGAGCTTGATACTCGATGCCTTGAGAAAGATGGAACAGGAACGCAGGAGCAGGCGCGGCACCGGCCAGGACCTGCGCCCCGAGGTGCTGCGCTACCGCCTGGCGGCCCAGCCCAGGGAGCCGCGCCGCTATCCGGTGGCGGTTATCGCGGGCGTCGTGCTGCTCATGGCCGGCGTCGGCGCTGGTTTCCTTTTGAAGGGGCATGCACCGCAACCGGCCGCGGAAGTTCCCGTTGCCGCCGCCCCCGCAACCCAGGTGCCGACCGCTCCCACGACCGCCGTGGCGCCCCCAGCGGCTGCCGTCGCGGAGCCGGCTCCGACACCCGTTCCAACACCCGTTCCGGCTGCTGCGCCTATGGCGGCACCGGTCGTTGCAGCTCAAGCTCCGGTCGCAGTTGCCCCGCCGGTTGCGCCGGCCTCGCGCAAGGCATCCCGCGCAGTCGCGGCTCAGTCCGCGTCGCCGGAGGCACAGAACGCACCCCAGGAACCTGCTGCCGTCGCAGCCGGCACCCAGGACATCACCATCTCCGGTATCGCCTACCAGGACGAGCGACGCCTGAGGCGCGCAGTTCTGAACGGGATCCTGGTCGGTGAGGGTGCCGAAGTCGGCGGCGCCCGCGTGCTCGAGATCAAGGAGACGAAGGTGAAGCTGTCCCGTGGCGGCCGCGTCTTCGAGGTCCCCTTCTCCTCCGGACAACAATCCCGATAA
- a CDS encoding aspartate/glutamate racemase family protein, producing the protein MKTIGMIGGLGPESTVDYYQRIIEAFREPGSLAAPEMVIYSVSLQEVMDLAAKREWNHLVYLLVQKVRALHKAGADFAIITANTPHVVFDEVRAKSPIPLISIVAATCDKAQELGVKKVGLLGTKFTMEENFFAPPFAAAGISVVVPSADDQHYIHDKLMTEIELGIIKQDTRKGLIDIIERLVWQEKVEAVILGCTELPLILKDGDFDTTFLNTTAIHVESVVRYCREGRTW; encoded by the coding sequence ATGAAGACGATCGGCATGATCGGCGGCCTTGGGCCCGAGTCCACCGTCGACTATTACCAGCGCATCATCGAGGCGTTCCGGGAGCCGGGGAGCCTCGCCGCACCGGAGATGGTGATCTATAGCGTGAGCCTGCAGGAGGTGATGGACCTCGCCGCGAAGCGCGAGTGGAACCACTTGGTGTACCTGCTGGTGCAGAAGGTGAGGGCGCTGCACAAGGCGGGCGCCGACTTCGCCATCATCACCGCCAACACGCCGCACGTCGTGTTCGACGAGGTCCGGGCCAAGTCTCCCATCCCGCTCATCAGCATCGTCGCCGCCACCTGCGACAAGGCGCAGGAGCTCGGGGTGAAGAAGGTCGGTCTTTTGGGGACGAAGTTCACCATGGAAGAAAACTTTTTCGCGCCTCCCTTCGCGGCCGCGGGCATCTCAGTGGTGGTTCCCTCTGCCGATGATCAGCACTACATCCACGACAAGCTGATGACCGAGATCGAACTGGGCATCATCAAGCAAGACACTAGGAAGGGGTTGATCGACATCATCGAGCGCCTGGTGTGGCAGGAAAAGGTGGAGGCGGTCATCTTAGGCTGCACCGAACTGCCGCTGATACTCAAAGACGGCGACTTCGACACGACTTTTCTCAATACCACCGCGATCCATGTCGAAAGTGTGGTGCGCTATTGCAGGGAAGGGAGAACGTGGTAA
- the recD2 gene encoding SF1B family DNA helicase RecD2, which produces MKERPPSEHPVERIAGSLERVTFHSEETGFCVLRVKVAGHRELVTVTGSAATVTPGEFLECTGAWHNDRTHGMQFKAEHLKVVPPTTLEGIEKYLGSGMVHGIGHHFAKVLVQAFREEVFDVIEKRPERLLELPGIGRKRMESVASAWVEQKAIREIMVFLQSNGLGTARAVRIYKCYGNEAIFKVTENPYRLALDIQGIGFKTADALAANLGIARDSMIRAQAGVRHVLQELSASGHCAAARADLAQSAASLLDIPIAVIEAAIDAEIAEQNLVAEPIAGRPCLFLTPLHRAEVGVAASLARLSSGAPPWSGIVAEDAIPWVESHNGITLSASQRDAIRLALKNKVVVVTGGPGVGKTTLVNSILAIIRSRHLRVTLCAPTGRAAKRLTESTGIEAKTIHRLLEFDPQSFGFKRDGNNSLATDLLVMDEASMVDVVLMNKLLPAVPDHAGVIIVGDVDQLPSVGPGCVLADIIESGAVATVWLTEIFRQAAGSRIIVNAHRINRGELPLQDEGKELADFYFIPAATAEDIHGKLLQVITERIPKRFGFDPVRDIQVLTPMNRGGLGTGSLNAELQGVLNGKAEPRVSRFGTGFAPGDKVIQTVNNYEKEVFNGDIGRIMEVRQEEGTLSVDFDDRLVEYQFGELDEVSLAYATSIHKSQGSEYTAVVIPLSMQHYTMLERNLIYTAVTRGKKLVVVIGEPKALAMAVRTNKSQRRMTDLARRICAAPA; this is translated from the coding sequence ATGAAAGAAAGACCACCCTCAGAGCACCCGGTCGAAAGGATCGCCGGCTCCCTGGAAAGGGTCACCTTCCACAGCGAGGAGACGGGTTTCTGCGTGCTGCGGGTGAAGGTCGCCGGGCACCGGGAACTGGTGACGGTGACGGGAAGCGCCGCCACGGTGACGCCGGGCGAGTTCCTCGAGTGCACCGGAGCGTGGCACAACGACCGCACCCACGGCATGCAGTTCAAGGCCGAGCACCTGAAGGTGGTGCCCCCGACCACGCTGGAAGGAATAGAGAAGTACCTGGGCTCCGGGATGGTGCACGGCATCGGTCACCACTTCGCCAAGGTGCTGGTGCAGGCCTTTCGCGAGGAGGTCTTCGACGTCATCGAGAAACGCCCGGAGCGCCTTTTGGAACTCCCGGGCATCGGCCGCAAGCGTATGGAGTCGGTAGCGAGCGCCTGGGTGGAGCAGAAGGCGATCCGGGAGATCATGGTCTTCCTGCAAAGTAACGGGCTGGGGACCGCGCGCGCCGTGCGCATCTACAAGTGCTATGGCAACGAGGCGATCTTCAAGGTCACCGAGAACCCGTACCGGCTCGCCCTCGACATCCAGGGGATCGGTTTCAAGACCGCCGACGCCCTGGCCGCCAACCTCGGCATCGCGCGCGACTCGATGATCCGGGCGCAGGCCGGTGTCAGGCACGTGCTGCAGGAACTCTCCGCAAGCGGGCACTGCGCGGCCGCCCGTGCCGACCTCGCGCAGAGCGCCGCCTCTCTCCTCGATATCCCCATCGCCGTCATCGAAGCCGCCATCGACGCGGAGATCGCCGAGCAGAACCTGGTCGCCGAGCCCATCGCAGGGCGCCCCTGCCTGTTCCTGACCCCGCTGCACCGTGCCGAGGTCGGTGTCGCCGCGAGCCTCGCGCGCCTCTCCAGCGGCGCGCCTCCCTGGAGCGGCATCGTCGCCGAAGATGCCATCCCCTGGGTGGAGAGTCACAACGGCATCACCCTTTCCGCGTCTCAGCGCGACGCCATCCGGCTCGCCCTGAAGAACAAGGTGGTCGTCGTCACCGGCGGCCCCGGTGTCGGCAAGACCACGCTCGTGAACAGCATCCTGGCCATCATCCGTTCCCGGCACCTGAGGGTGACCCTGTGCGCCCCGACCGGAAGGGCGGCCAAGCGGTTGACCGAATCGACCGGTATCGAGGCCAAGACCATCCACCGCCTGCTCGAGTTCGACCCGCAGAGCTTCGGCTTCAAGCGCGACGGCAATAACTCGCTTGCCACCGACCTCCTGGTGATGGACGAGGCCTCCATGGTCGACGTGGTGCTGATGAACAAGCTCCTTCCCGCCGTCCCGGACCATGCCGGTGTCATCATCGTGGGGGACGTGGACCAGCTCCCCTCGGTAGGCCCCGGCTGCGTCCTCGCCGACATCATCGAATCCGGCGCCGTCGCCACCGTGTGGCTTACCGAGATCTTCCGCCAGGCCGCGGGCTCCAGGATCATCGTCAATGCGCACCGCATCAACCGCGGCGAGCTCCCCCTGCAGGACGAGGGGAAGGAGTTGGCGGACTTCTACTTCATCCCCGCCGCGACCGCCGAGGACATCCACGGCAAGCTGCTGCAGGTGATCACCGAGCGCATCCCGAAACGTTTCGGCTTCGACCCGGTGCGTGACATCCAGGTGCTCACCCCCATGAACCGCGGCGGACTCGGCACCGGCTCGCTAAACGCGGAGCTGCAGGGGGTGCTGAACGGCAAGGCGGAACCCAGGGTGAGCCGCTTCGGCACCGGCTTCGCGCCCGGCGACAAGGTGATCCAGACGGTGAACAACTACGAGAAGGAAGTCTTCAACGGCGACATCGGCCGGATCATGGAGGTGCGCCAGGAGGAGGGGACGCTGAGCGTCGATTTCGACGACCGGCTGGTGGAATATCAGTTCGGCGAACTGGACGAGGTGAGCCTCGCCTACGCCACCAGCATCCACAAAAGCCAGGGCTCCGAGTACACGGCTGTCGTGATCCCGCTATCCATGCAGCACTACACCATGCTGGAGCGCAATCTGATCTACACCGCGGTGACCCGGGGCAAGAAGCTGGTGGTGGTGATCGGCGAGCCCAAGGCGCTGGCCATGGCGGTGCGCACCAACAAGTCGCAGCGCAGGATGACCGACCTCGCGCGCAGGATCTGCGCTGCGCCGGCCTGA
- a CDS encoding surface-adhesin E family protein, whose amino-acid sequence MKRLLILALVFIASTSFAGEKKKTAKDAPSSQSLLEKWDADASLLKLDCSESMCVYGVKGSAQIVDADSNTRSAWVAFLYTDEGRKALTGALKGSYYSKEKWNINCNEATMNVSSVHYYDAKGSPVSSYGNDEQWSDIVPGSFGETVAAIVCTLEDDGSDEDTPAREVPGEAPPQEGTPL is encoded by the coding sequence ATGAAGAGGTTATTGATCCTGGCGCTGGTTTTCATTGCATCGACCTCGTTCGCCGGGGAGAAGAAAAAGACGGCCAAGGATGCGCCGAGCTCGCAATCGCTGTTGGAAAAGTGGGACGCGGATGCCTCGCTTTTGAAGCTGGATTGCAGCGAGAGCATGTGCGTCTACGGCGTCAAAGGGTCCGCGCAGATCGTCGACGCCGACAGCAACACCCGTTCGGCCTGGGTCGCCTTCTTGTACACGGATGAAGGGCGCAAGGCGCTCACGGGGGCGCTCAAGGGGAGCTATTACAGCAAGGAGAAGTGGAATATCAACTGCAACGAGGCGACCATGAACGTCTCTTCGGTGCACTACTACGACGCCAAGGGGAGTCCGGTGAGCTCCTACGGCAACGACGAGCAGTGGAGCGACATCGTCCCCGGCAGCTTCGGTGAAACGGTCGCGGCGATCGTGTGCACCCTCGAGGACGACGGCTCCGACGAGGACACGCCTGCCCGGGAAGTGCCGGGAGAGGCGCCTCCGCAGGAAGGTACCCCCCTGTAA
- a CDS encoding AAA family ATPase: MYWESFGFKEAPFALTPNPSFLFLSAPHQEAFAHLLFAIENRAGFIELSGEVGTGKTTIVRTLLNQLDPETHRTALIFNPILSPLGFMKEVNAEFGLPTEGSEIRDLHAALNAFLLDENRAGHTVVLVIDEAQNLSVEVLEHVRLISNLETESDKLIQIVLVGQPELNTLLARDELRQLDQRITVRYHLKPMCFEDTCAYIRHRIRFAADGREPLTFSPGAFKRIFKFSGGLPRLINGVCDRALLLAYTRDCKEITPDMASLALADLRKESPRRRRASQVRALSAALVVCVIIIAGFAAVSFHLVPEEKKESTEKKEATTTKASDKVPALSAEAARQAIAAQPEQENLYAAVNAILDAWQAPRVEPVPGQPANLRTLARQRGLVASKLSGTFELMTRLDAPLLLHVALPGGGERLIAIVAVDRGGMEVVPQVAGRSKLTHAELAQIWTGGTTVLWKDFHGITSRGKGADRAAGIKALQGLLKQVDCYPGAVDGNFNDATKGALAEFQRREQLTADGKVGAQTLMLLYRRAGGFFPPGLIRVGADSKQTGRM; the protein is encoded by the coding sequence ATGTACTGGGAATCTTTCGGCTTCAAGGAAGCACCTTTCGCACTTACACCTAACCCGTCTTTCCTGTTCCTGAGCGCTCCACACCAGGAGGCTTTCGCGCACCTGCTCTTCGCAATAGAAAACCGCGCCGGGTTCATCGAACTCTCCGGCGAGGTGGGCACCGGCAAGACCACCATTGTGCGCACGCTCTTGAACCAGCTCGACCCGGAAACCCACCGCACCGCGCTGATCTTCAACCCGATCCTCTCTCCCCTTGGGTTCATGAAGGAGGTCAACGCCGAGTTCGGGCTTCCTACCGAGGGGAGCGAGATCCGCGACCTGCACGCGGCCCTCAACGCTTTCCTGCTCGATGAAAACCGTGCGGGGCACACGGTGGTGCTGGTCATAGACGAGGCCCAGAACCTCTCGGTCGAGGTGCTGGAACACGTGCGGCTCATCTCGAATCTTGAAACCGAGAGCGACAAGCTGATCCAGATCGTGCTGGTCGGGCAGCCTGAGCTGAACACGCTGCTCGCCCGGGACGAGTTGCGGCAACTCGATCAGCGCATCACGGTGCGCTACCACCTGAAGCCCATGTGCTTCGAGGACACCTGCGCCTACATCCGGCACCGGATCCGGTTCGCCGCCGACGGGAGGGAACCGCTCACTTTCTCCCCCGGCGCTTTCAAGCGGATCTTCAAGTTTTCCGGAGGCCTGCCGCGCCTGATCAACGGCGTGTGCGACCGTGCGCTGCTGCTCGCCTACACCCGCGACTGCAAGGAGATCACCCCGGACATGGCGTCGCTCGCCTTGGCCGATCTGCGCAAGGAGTCGCCCCGCCGGCGGCGGGCGTCGCAGGTGAGAGCGCTGTCGGCTGCGCTGGTCGTCTGTGTCATCATCATCGCCGGGTTCGCCGCGGTCTCCTTCCATCTGGTTCCGGAGGAGAAGAAGGAGTCCACTGAGAAGAAGGAGGCCACGACGACCAAGGCAAGCGACAAGGTGCCCGCGTTGTCGGCTGAGGCCGCACGCCAGGCGATAGCGGCGCAACCCGAGCAGGAAAACCTCTACGCTGCCGTCAACGCGATATTGGACGCCTGGCAGGCGCCACGGGTCGAGCCGGTTCCGGGGCAACCTGCCAACCTGCGCACGTTGGCGCGGCAGCGCGGGCTCGTCGCCTCGAAGTTGTCCGGAACCTTCGAATTGATGACGCGGCTGGATGCGCCGCTGCTGCTCCACGTCGCGCTGCCGGGGGGAGGCGAACGGTTGATCGCCATCGTCGCGGTGGATAGGGGAGGCATGGAGGTCGTTCCGCAGGTGGCGGGGCGGTCGAAACTTACCCACGCCGAACTGGCGCAGATTTGGACCGGCGGGACCACCGTCCTTTGGAAGGATTTCCACGGCATCACCTCACGGGGCAAAGGCGCGGACAGGGCTGCCGGGATCAAGGCCCTCCAGGGGCTCTTGAAACAGGTCGACTGCTATCCGGGGGCTGTGGACGGCAATTTCAATGACGCGACCAAAGGGGCGCTTGCCGAGTTCCAGCGCCGGGAGCAGCTGACGGCGGACGGGAAGGTGGGGGCGCAGACCCTCATGCTCCTGTACCGCCGCGCCGGCGGGTTCTTCCCGCCGGGGCTGATACGCGTTGGTGCCGACAGCAAACAGACGGGACGGATGTGA